The nucleotide sequence GGCGGTGCCGCATGAGCTATGTTCTTGGGCCAAGATCCTACGAAGTGGGAACCGGCGGTGTGGAATCTTTCCGGATTGTGCAGCTTGACGGGGAAAAGGTGATTCTGAACAGCGCAAGCGGAACGCCCGTCGGCTTTGCCACCACCTATGCGGCGGAGGGGGAGCGGGTGTCTGTGCAGCACCTTGGGGTGGACGGCACCTGGGAGCTGGAAACCGCCGGGGCTGTCGGTTTATTGGATTTGGTCTTTGCGGCGGATGAGGGGCGGATTCAGATTCTTCCTTCGGA is from Desulfobotulus pelophilus and encodes:
- a CDS encoding DUF2190 family protein gives rise to the protein MSYVLGPRSYEVGTGGVESFRIVQLDGEKVILNSASGTPVGFATTYAAEGERVSVQHLGVDGTWELETAGAVGLLDLVFAADEGRIQILPSEAGTYRKIGIALKSAASAGEIIEVLPYDFHATVTVT